A region of Clostridium acetobutylicum ATCC 824 DNA encodes the following proteins:
- the spoIID gene encoding stage II sporulation protein D: MKKIFMGLAVTIIFIFSVSIFVGGIGDKQNHTNENSIVKKSSYKENDDTLNIVKENTKDCDISVYMDNEKKIEKVNLEEYIKGVISSEMPVEFNIEALKAQAVAARTFAVCHMEQFGGRKYKDAYGADVVNTVQCQVYTKQDDVLNKWPKDKANEYWNKISTAVEDTKGQVITYDNKIITDPYYFSVSSGKTENAKEVLGEDKPYLKSVSSPGEESAHKYKTSLKMSYGDFVDKINSSVNNKINLIQARVGISILKRNSTGTINQIKVGNNVLQATKFRSIIGLNSTNFQIKYNISNIEFDCIGYGHGLGMSQYGAKAMADKGSSYKDIVKHYYTGVEIKDISY, translated from the coding sequence GTGAAAAAAATTTTTATGGGATTAGCGGTAACTATAATTTTTATTTTTTCGGTTTCAATATTTGTTGGTGGAATAGGAGATAAGCAAAATCATACAAATGAAAATAGTATAGTGAAGAAGAGTTCTTATAAAGAGAATGATGATACCCTAAATATAGTTAAAGAAAACACTAAGGATTGTGATATAAGTGTATACATGGACAATGAAAAAAAAATTGAGAAGGTAAATCTGGAGGAGTATATAAAAGGTGTTATCTCATCAGAAATGCCAGTTGAATTTAATATAGAAGCATTGAAGGCTCAAGCAGTTGCAGCTAGGACATTTGCAGTATGCCATATGGAGCAATTTGGTGGACGAAAATACAAGGATGCATATGGTGCAGATGTTGTAAATACAGTTCAATGTCAGGTTTATACAAAGCAAGATGATGTACTAAACAAATGGCCAAAAGATAAGGCAAACGAATACTGGAATAAGATAAGTACAGCAGTAGAAGATACTAAAGGACAAGTAATTACATATGATAATAAAATAATAACAGATCCATATTATTTTTCTGTTAGTAGTGGAAAAACTGAAAATGCCAAAGAGGTACTTGGAGAAGATAAACCATATTTAAAGAGTGTATCAAGTCCAGGAGAGGAGTCGGCGCATAAGTATAAAACAAGTTTAAAAATGTCTTACGGAGATTTTGTGGATAAAATAAATTCATCAGTTAATAACAAAATAAATCTTATTCAAGCAAGAGTTGGTATTAGTATATTGAAAAGAAATAGTACAGGCACTATTAATCAGATAAAGGTAGGAAATAATGTTTTACAAGCAACAAAATTTAGAAGTATAATTGGTTTGAATTCAACAAACTTTCAGATCAAGTATAATATTTCAAATATTGAGTTTGATTGTATTGGGTATGGACATGGTCTTGGAATGAGCCAATATGGAGCTAAAGCTATGGCAGATAAAGGATCGAGCTATAAAGATATAGTAAAACATTATTATACAGGGGTAGAGATTAAGGATATAAGTTACTAA
- the spoIIID gene encoding sporulation transcriptional regulator SpoIIID — protein sequence MKDYIEERVMEVAKYIIESKATIRKTAKVFGVSKSTIHKDMTERLPQINPQIAELAKGVLELNKAERHIRGGKATKMKYKAIEG from the coding sequence TTGAAAGATTACATTGAAGAAAGAGTTATGGAAGTTGCGAAATATATAATTGAGTCTAAGGCTACTATTCGAAAAACAGCTAAAGTTTTTGGTGTTAGTAAGAGTACAATACACAAAGATATGACAGAAAGATTACCTCAAATAAATCCTCAAATTGCTGAGCTTGCTAAAGGTGTGCTGGAGTTAAATAAAGCGGAAAGGCATATAAGAGGAGGAAAAGCAACAAAAATGAAGTATAAAGCTATTGAAGGTTAA
- the yyaC gene encoding spore protease YyaC, which translates to MNKIKAFYNLPMAYYRLSNFLKHYIDDNTIIICIGTDRCIGDCLGPMVGTMLKEKFFPLNVYGTISEPIHALNIDKKLYKIKKDHTNSTIIGIDACLGDTENIGEIQVRDYAIHPGKGVGKSLPDVGEVSIVGIVDSCESSELFTNRNIRLNLIFEMSKVIVQTIIHSYYLHKTFSDSIFPDSASTLK; encoded by the coding sequence TTGAACAAAATCAAAGCTTTTTATAACCTACCAATGGCATACTACAGGCTCTCAAATTTTTTAAAACATTATATAGATGATAATACAATAATAATATGTATAGGAACAGATCGCTGCATAGGTGACTGCCTTGGCCCTATGGTTGGAACAATGCTTAAGGAAAAGTTCTTTCCACTAAACGTTTACGGGACAATTTCGGAACCTATCCACGCTTTAAATATAGATAAAAAACTGTACAAAATAAAAAAAGATCATACAAATTCAACAATAATAGGCATAGATGCTTGCTTAGGTGATACTGAAAATATAGGTGAGATTCAAGTACGAGATTATGCTATTCATCCTGGAAAGGGCGTTGGAAAGTCACTTCCAGATGTTGGCGAAGTTTCTATTGTTGGAATAGTTGATTCCTGTGAAAGCAGCGAATTATTTACTAATAGAAATATACGTTTAAACTTAATCTTTGAAATGTCAAAAGTCATAGTTCAAACGATTATTCATTCTTATTATCTTCATAAAACTTTTAGTGATAGTATTTTTCCAGATAGCGCATCTACACTAAAATAG
- a CDS encoding M23 family metallopeptidase — MNNDWKNNKSNKQSRVMDFLKRNAFYIVLFLCLCIIGAVSIYMNIKTNTKSVSVNQPSQKSTLQNKNKTSKVTDKGNAAKEKIENAKQVNQNQNLIKKDTQSTTQASSNNVVKKSFMEPIQNGNIVVKFDTWYSKNGKYTSIPGEYISPSKDSNVIAACDGVVKAIDAGKVTISNDQTGYTTVYDNLDEKSITVKPNDNVKQGQTIGKIGDSNYSNKLITDTSCLYFEIDQKQNDGTYLAVDPEKILVH, encoded by the coding sequence ATGAATAATGATTGGAAAAACAACAAAAGTAATAAACAAAGTAGGGTGATGGATTTTTTAAAAAGAAATGCTTTTTACATAGTGTTATTTCTTTGTTTGTGTATTATAGGTGCAGTTAGCATATATATGAACATAAAGACTAACACTAAGAGTGTTTCGGTAAATCAGCCTAGTCAGAAAAGTACTTTACAGAATAAAAATAAAACATCGAAAGTAACTGATAAGGGAAATGCAGCTAAAGAAAAAATAGAGAATGCAAAGCAAGTTAATCAAAATCAAAATTTAATTAAGAAAGATACTCAATCAACAACACAAGCATCATCTAATAACGTTGTAAAAAAGAGTTTTATGGAACCAATTCAAAATGGCAATATAGTAGTTAAATTTGATACTTGGTATTCTAAAAATGGAAAGTATACTAGTATACCAGGAGAATATATATCTCCTAGTAAAGATTCCAATGTTATAGCTGCTTGTGATGGAGTTGTAAAAGCTATTGATGCTGGTAAAGTTACTATTTCAAATGATCAAACAGGTTACACTACAGTATATGATAATTTAGATGAAAAGAGCATAACTGTTAAACCGAATGATAATGTTAAACAAGGTCAAACTATAGGTAAAATAGGTGACAGTAATTACAGTAATAAATTGATAACAGATACAAGTTGTTTGTATTTTGAAATTGATCAAAAGCAAAACGATGGAACTTATTTAGCTGTAGATCCTGAAAAAATTTTAGTTCATTAA
- the murA gene encoding UDP-N-acetylglucosamine 1-carboxyvinyltransferase, with product MNKFIIKGGETLNGEVDISCAKNSVLPIIAATILCGEKCTIKNCPMLLDVFVISDLLKSIGAQVDIDLNSGDMKIDTSNVKSIEPDAELVRKMRGSFLIMGPMISRYGRFKISLPGGCNIGTRPIDLHLKGLKALGVNIEIGHGYVEANAAKLLGDRIYLDFPSVGATENIIMASVFAEGETIIENAAQEPEIDDLINFLNKMGSDIKKIETGAIIIRGVKELKGIKYTPIYDRIEAGTFIIAAAITKSKIKINGVEEKSIKPMIAKFCEMGINMEIDGKSLIIDGRNELKPVDIKTMPYPGFPTDMQAQIMSLLCCTEGTSVITETIFENRFMHVPELKRFGANIKIDGRSAVIVGVKELTGCSARATDLRAGAALILAGLVAEGETQISDIYHVDRGYVSIEKKLTKLGAKIERVE from the coding sequence ATGAATAAATTTATTATAAAGGGTGGGGAAACATTAAATGGTGAAGTAGATATAAGTTGTGCTAAAAATTCAGTTTTACCTATAATTGCTGCAACTATATTATGTGGAGAAAAGTGTACGATAAAAAATTGTCCTATGCTTTTAGATGTATTTGTGATAAGTGATTTGTTAAAATCTATAGGAGCACAAGTTGATATAGACTTAAACAGTGGCGATATGAAAATAGATACTTCCAATGTAAAAAGTATTGAACCAGATGCTGAACTTGTTAGGAAGATGAGAGGGTCCTTTTTAATTATGGGTCCTATGATTTCAAGATATGGAAGATTTAAAATATCACTGCCTGGTGGTTGCAATATAGGAACTAGGCCAATAGATTTACATCTTAAAGGATTGAAGGCATTAGGTGTAAATATAGAAATTGGTCATGGATACGTTGAAGCAAATGCTGCTAAGCTTTTAGGAGATAGAATATATCTTGATTTTCCATCTGTGGGTGCTACTGAAAATATAATAATGGCATCAGTTTTTGCTGAAGGAGAAACAATAATAGAAAATGCAGCACAAGAACCAGAAATAGATGATTTAATTAATTTTCTAAATAAAATGGGATCTGATATAAAAAAGATAGAAACGGGAGCAATAATAATAAGAGGAGTTAAAGAATTAAAAGGAATAAAATACACACCTATTTATGACAGGATAGAAGCAGGAACATTTATAATAGCAGCAGCTATAACAAAGAGTAAGATAAAGATAAATGGTGTAGAAGAGAAAAGTATAAAACCAATGATAGCCAAGTTTTGTGAAATGGGAATAAATATGGAGATAGACGGCAAAAGTCTTATAATAGACGGTAGAAATGAACTTAAACCTGTAGATATAAAAACTATGCCATACCCGGGATTTCCAACTGATATGCAAGCTCAAATAATGTCCCTTTTATGCTGCACTGAAGGTACTAGTGTGATAACAGAAACAATCTTTGAAAATAGATTTATGCATGTTCCTGAACTAAAGAGATTTGGTGCAAATATAAAAATAGATGGAAGGAGTGCTGTAATAGTAGGAGTAAAAGAACTTACCGGGTGCAGTGCTCGAGCAACGGATTTAAGGGCAGGTGCTGCACTTATATTAGCAGGACTCGTTGCAGAGGGAGAAACGCAAATTAGTGATATATATCATGTGGATAGAGGTTATGTTAGTATAGAAAAAAAGCTTACAAAATTAGGAGCAAAAATTGAAAGAGTAGAATAA
- a CDS encoding YwmB family TATA-box binding protein produces MKYNKLIFCFALLMFISLIFICGHSIKAELDQDIFSEILKYSHSNVVQTGVNISFVKSGNYKSISRNIIKNIKGSIGSNLCDKITSDDGLEYCVEFKNSNISGYLEANRLDGNEVKVDVALQEKTSNNDINSLEEAVISNKSNCNRLQCYKYLKAKSKMKNVYNIDEKVKKVLNSIRAENIKTVKLNKNLSTTAYTKKFNYIQDGNRKVDFNYSVCKYETGNFIIVGTPIIPITY; encoded by the coding sequence ATGAAGTATAATAAATTAATTTTTTGTTTTGCGTTATTGATGTTTATATCGCTGATATTCATATGTGGACATAGTATAAAAGCGGAATTGGACCAAGATATTTTTAGCGAGATATTGAAATACTCACATAGCAATGTGGTGCAAACGGGCGTTAATATTTCATTTGTAAAGAGTGGAAACTATAAAAGTATAAGTAGGAATATTATAAAAAATATAAAAGGTTCAATTGGATCAAATCTATGCGATAAGATAACTTCGGACGATGGATTGGAGTATTGTGTAGAATTTAAGAATTCAAATATATCAGGTTATTTAGAAGCTAATAGATTAGATGGCAATGAAGTTAAAGTTGATGTTGCATTACAGGAGAAAACTTCAAATAATGATATTAATAGTCTTGAGGAAGCTGTGATAAGTAATAAATCAAACTGTAATAGACTACAGTGTTATAAATATTTAAAGGCTAAAAGTAAAATGAAAAATGTATATAACATAGATGAAAAAGTAAAGAAAGTTTTAAATAGTATAAGAGCGGAAAATATAAAAACAGTTAAATTAAATAAAAATTTAAGCACTACTGCATATACAAAAAAGTTTAATTATATACAAGATGGAAATAGAAAAGTTGATTTTAACTATTCTGTATGTAAATATGAAACTGGGAATTTTATAATAGTTGGTACACCAATCATACCAATCACGTATTGA
- the atpD gene encoding F0F1 ATP synthase subunit beta: MPEHVGKIVQVIGPVVDIKFDAENLPDIYNSIEIDMGDNKKLIAEVEQHVGDDIVRTIAMEGTDGLKRGMEAVNTGKPISVPVGENVLGRLFNVLGQTIDEAGDMNADKYYPIHRPAPTFEEQSVQPEMFETGIKVIDLLAPYQKGGKIGLFGGAGVGKTVLIQELINNIAKEHGGLSVFTGVGERTREGNDLYYEMKDSGVINKTALVFGQMNEPPGARMRVALTGLTMAEYFRDKGQDVLLFIDNIFRFTQAGSEVSALLGRIPSAVGYQPTLANEMGALQERITSTKQGSITSVQAVYVPADDLTDPAPATTFTHLDATTVLSREISNLGIYPAVSPLESTSRILDPRIVGEEHYEVANKVKHILERYQELQDIIAILGVDELSDEDRLLVGRARRVQRFLSQAFSVAEQFTGMKGQFVPVKDTIRSFKEILDGKCDDLPEAAFLFAGTIEDVKEKAKKMMES, encoded by the coding sequence ATGCCAGAACATGTAGGTAAAATTGTTCAGGTAATAGGACCTGTTGTGGATATTAAATTTGATGCAGAGAACCTTCCTGACATCTATAATTCCATAGAAATAGATATGGGAGATAATAAAAAACTCATTGCTGAAGTTGAACAACATGTAGGAGATGACATAGTAAGAACAATAGCAATGGAAGGTACTGACGGATTAAAAAGAGGAATGGAAGCAGTTAACACTGGTAAACCAATATCTGTACCAGTTGGAGAAAATGTTTTAGGACGTCTTTTTAATGTTTTAGGTCAGACAATAGATGAAGCAGGAGACATGAATGCTGATAAGTATTATCCAATTCATAGACCAGCTCCAACCTTTGAAGAACAATCAGTTCAACCAGAAATGTTTGAAACAGGTATTAAGGTTATAGATTTACTTGCTCCATATCAAAAGGGTGGAAAAATCGGTTTGTTCGGTGGTGCCGGTGTTGGTAAAACAGTTCTTATTCAGGAACTTATAAATAATATAGCAAAAGAACACGGTGGATTATCAGTATTCACAGGTGTTGGAGAAAGAACAAGAGAAGGTAATGACCTTTATTATGAAATGAAAGATTCAGGAGTTATAAATAAAACAGCTCTAGTATTTGGTCAGATGAATGAACCACCTGGCGCTAGAATGAGAGTTGCTTTAACAGGACTTACAATGGCTGAATATTTTAGAGACAAAGGTCAAGATGTGCTTCTATTTATAGATAATATATTCAGATTTACACAAGCTGGTTCAGAGGTTTCAGCTTTACTTGGTAGAATACCTAGTGCCGTTGGTTATCAGCCAACACTTGCAAATGAAATGGGTGCTCTTCAAGAGAGAATAACATCAACAAAACAGGGTTCAATCACATCCGTTCAGGCTGTATATGTTCCTGCTGATGACCTTACAGACCCAGCTCCAGCAACAACATTTACGCATCTTGATGCAACAACAGTTCTTTCAAGAGAAATATCAAACTTAGGAATATATCCTGCAGTTAGTCCTCTTGAATCAACTTCAAGAATACTTGATCCAAGAATTGTTGGAGAAGAGCATTATGAAGTTGCTAACAAGGTTAAACATATACTTGAAAGATATCAAGAACTTCAAGATATCATAGCTATACTTGGTGTTGATGAACTTTCAGATGAGGATAGATTGTTAGTTGGAAGAGCAAGAAGAGTACAGAGATTCTTATCTCAAGCTTTTAGTGTTGCTGAACAATTTACAGGAATGAAAGGTCAGTTTGTACCTGTAAAAGATACTATAAGAAGTTTTAAAGAAATATTAGATGGTAAGTGTGATGATCTTCCAGAAGCTGCATTTTTATTTGCAGGAACAATAGAAGATGTAAAAGAAAAAGCTAAAAAAATGATGGAAAGCTAA
- a CDS encoding F0F1 ATP synthase subunit epsilon: MANNIKLSILTPQKTFYVGDVKEIITRTVEGEIGILPNHTDLVAFLTPTETILVEEDGSRKKVFTSTGILNVGESEVSFMCDASEWPDEIDIQRAETAKERAEKRLKTSNNIDVKRAELSLSRALARIKTKND, from the coding sequence ATGGCAAATAATATCAAATTGAGCATACTAACTCCTCAGAAGACGTTTTATGTTGGAGATGTAAAAGAGATTATAACCAGAACAGTTGAAGGTGAAATAGGAATACTTCCTAATCATACAGACTTGGTTGCTTTTTTGACACCAACTGAAACAATTTTAGTTGAAGAAGATGGTTCAAGAAAAAAAGTATTTACATCTACAGGTATTTTAAATGTAGGAGAATCAGAAGTTTCTTTTATGTGTGACGCAAGCGAATGGCCAGATGAAATTGATATTCAAAGGGCTGAGACAGCTAAAGAAAGAGCAGAAAAAAGACTTAAAACTAGTAATAATATAGATGTAAAAAGAGCAGAACTATCGCTTTCAAGAGCACTTGCAAGAATTAAAACAAAAAATGATTAA
- a CDS encoding rod shape-determining protein: MFFGIGNDMGIDLGTATVLVYLKGKGVILKEPSVVAINRTNNEVLAVGEEARQMIGRTPGNITAIRPLRNGVISDYDVTEKMLKHFIRKACGKRRISQPKIIICVPCEATGVEQRAVKDAAKNAGAKKVSLIEEPLAAAIGAGLDITKASGNMVIDIGGGTTDIAVISLGGMVVRSSIKVAGDTFDESIIKYIRKKHKLMIGERTAEDLKINIGSAYKKEIEETMEIRGRDLVTGLPKNVEVSSSEMRDALKEAVSSIAECAHAVLEKTPPELAADVSDKGIMMTGGGSLLNGLDKFIQEVTQVPVYVAEDPVSCVALGTGKSLEYIDKIDMNDELSLIR; this comes from the coding sequence ATGTTTTTTGGTATAGGAAATGATATGGGAATAGACCTAGGAACCGCTACGGTATTGGTTTATTTAAAAGGTAAGGGTGTTATTCTGAAAGAACCATCTGTTGTAGCAATCAATCGTACTAATAATGAAGTTTTGGCTGTTGGAGAAGAAGCAAGGCAAATGATAGGTAGGACACCAGGTAATATTACTGCAATACGTCCATTAAGAAATGGTGTAATTTCTGACTATGATGTAACAGAGAAGATGCTAAAGCATTTTATCAGAAAAGCTTGCGGTAAGAGAAGAATTTCTCAACCTAAAATTATAATATGTGTTCCTTGTGAGGCTACTGGAGTTGAACAAAGAGCAGTAAAAGATGCTGCAAAAAATGCAGGGGCTAAAAAAGTTAGTTTGATTGAAGAGCCATTAGCAGCTGCAATTGGAGCAGGTCTCGATATTACTAAAGCAAGTGGTAATATGGTTATAGATATAGGTGGAGGAACTACAGATATAGCTGTAATTTCATTAGGTGGTATGGTTGTAAGAAGCTCTATAAAAGTAGCAGGAGATACATTTGACGAATCTATAATAAAGTATATAAGAAAAAAACATAAATTAATGATTGGCGAAAGAACGGCTGAAGATTTAAAGATAAATATAGGTTCGGCATATAAGAAGGAAATAGAGGAGACTATGGAGATTAGAGGAAGAGATTTAGTTACTGGACTCCCTAAAAACGTTGAAGTATCTTCTTCAGAGATGCGTGATGCACTTAAAGAGGCTGTAAGTTCAATTGCAGAATGTGCACATGCTGTTCTTGAAAAAACTCCTCCAGAGTTAGCGGCAGATGTATCAGATAAGGGTATAATGATGACAGGCGGAGGTTCTCTATTAAATGGACTTGATAAGTTCATACAAGAGGTAACACAAGTGCCTGTATATGTGGCTGAAGATCCTGTCTCATGTGTTGCCTTAGGAACGGGTAAATCACTTGAGTATATAGACAAGATAGATATGAATGATGAGTTAAGTCTTATTAGGTAA
- the atpG gene encoding ATP synthase F1 subunit gamma, which yields MAGAGLIIIKRRIKSITNTKKITNAMGLIATSNLRKSRQNLEANKAYYEAFNDVINKIVSSSSKSNLYVAGNKSDKKLYIALTSDSGLCGGFNGAVVTAADNVMRGDKDKSLLITVGQKGISYFKRLKYETLSEYVDIPNEPGLKEAKEIADRALSLYEKGEIGEVHVIYTQFLSTVNQKVEVKKVLPIEPKKMEKVSVAEFEPDAEIILEKAIRLHIEQQLFNLLLNSKASEQASRMSSMDSATKNANDLLDALNIKYNRIRQSAITQEITEIVGGAEALK from the coding sequence ATGGCAGGAGCAGGACTTATTATTATAAAAAGAAGAATTAAGTCTATTACGAATACTAAAAAAATAACAAACGCCATGGGACTTATAGCCACCTCTAATTTAAGAAAATCTAGACAGAATCTCGAAGCGAATAAAGCATATTATGAAGCTTTTAATGATGTTATAAATAAGATTGTAAGTTCTTCTAGTAAGAGCAACTTATATGTAGCTGGAAATAAAAGTGACAAAAAACTTTATATAGCTTTGACTTCTGATTCTGGTCTTTGTGGAGGTTTTAACGGAGCTGTTGTAACTGCTGCTGACAATGTTATGAGAGGGGATAAAGATAAATCCTTACTTATAACTGTTGGTCAAAAGGGAATATCTTATTTTAAAAGGCTTAAATATGAGACTTTATCCGAATACGTTGATATTCCAAACGAGCCAGGATTAAAAGAAGCTAAGGAAATAGCAGACCGTGCTTTAAGTCTTTATGAAAAAGGCGAAATAGGAGAAGTTCATGTTATTTATACTCAATTTCTTTCTACGGTAAATCAAAAAGTTGAGGTAAAGAAGGTACTCCCTATTGAACCTAAAAAGATGGAAAAAGTGAGTGTAGCTGAATTTGAACCAGATGCAGAAATTATACTTGAAAAAGCTATAAGGCTTCATATTGAACAGCAGTTATTTAACTTGTTATTAAATTCTAAGGCAAGTGAGCAGGCATCTAGAATGTCCTCAATGGATAGTGCTACTAAAAATGCCAATGACTTACTTGATGCTTTAAATATTAAGTATAATAGAATTAGACAAAGTGCTATTACTCAAGAAATAACAGAAATAGTTGGAGGAGCGGAAGCTCTCAAATAA
- the metK gene encoding methionine adenosyltransferase, with amino-acid sequence MRKLFTSESVTEGHPDKICDQISDAILDAILEKDPNGRVACETTVTTGIVNVMGEISTNCYVDIPKIVRKTVREIGYTRAKYGFDCDTCAVVTSIDEQSADIAMGVDEALESKKGEMDKIDAVGAGDQGMMFGYATNETKEFMPMPIALAHRLSRRLAEVRKDGTLDYLRPDGKTQVTIEYEDDKPVRVDAIVISTQHGPEIGHEQIEKDLIEKVVKYVISPELLDENTKYYINPTGRFVVGGPQGDSGLTGRKIIVDTYGGYGRHGGGAFSGKDPTKVDRSAAYAARWVAKNLVAAGIADKLEIQLAYAIGVAKPVSISVDTFGTGKIEESKIVEIVEKVFDLRPGAIIRDLNLKRPIYRQVAAYGHFGRLDVELPWEQLDRVEAIKKYL; translated from the coding sequence ATGAGAAAGTTATTTACATCTGAATCAGTAACAGAAGGGCATCCAGATAAAATCTGCGATCAAATATCAGACGCTATTTTAGATGCCATATTGGAAAAAGATCCAAATGGAAGAGTTGCTTGTGAAACTACAGTGACTACAGGAATTGTTAATGTTATGGGAGAAATATCAACAAATTGTTACGTTGATATTCCTAAAATAGTAAGAAAAACTGTAAGAGAGATTGGATATACTAGAGCTAAATATGGTTTTGATTGCGATACATGTGCAGTTGTAACATCTATTGATGAACAATCAGCTGATATTGCAATGGGAGTAGATGAAGCTTTAGAATCTAAAAAAGGTGAAATGGATAAAATTGATGCAGTTGGTGCAGGAGATCAAGGTATGATGTTTGGTTATGCGACAAACGAAACTAAAGAATTTATGCCTATGCCTATTGCGCTTGCTCATAGATTATCTAGAAGATTAGCAGAGGTTAGAAAAGACGGTACTTTGGACTATCTAAGACCAGATGGAAAAACTCAAGTTACAATAGAGTATGAAGATGATAAGCCAGTAAGGGTAGATGCTATTGTAATATCAACACAGCATGGACCTGAAATAGGACATGAGCAGATTGAAAAAGATTTAATTGAAAAAGTAGTAAAGTATGTTATATCACCTGAACTTTTAGATGAAAATACAAAATATTATATAAATCCTACTGGAAGATTTGTTGTAGGTGGACCTCAAGGAGATTCAGGACTTACAGGAAGAAAGATAATAGTTGATACTTATGGTGGATATGGAAGACACGGAGGCGGTGCTTTTTCAGGAAAAGATCCAACTAAGGTTGATAGATCAGCAGCTTATGCAGCAAGATGGGTTGCAAAGAATCTTGTAGCAGCAGGAATTGCTGATAAACTTGAAATACAGCTTGCATATGCAATAGGAGTTGCAAAACCAGTATCTATTTCAGTTGACACTTTTGGTACTGGTAAGATAGAAGAAAGTAAGATTGTTGAAATAGTAGAAAAAGTTTTTGATTTGAGACCAGGAGCTATAATAAGAGATCTTAACCTTAAGAGGCCAATATACAGACAAGTAGCAGCTTATGGCCACTTTGGTAGATTAGATGTAGAATTACCATGGGAGCAGTTGGATAGAGTTGAAGCGATAAAAAAATATTTATAA